From a region of the Streptomyces sp. NBC_00193 genome:
- a CDS encoding diacylglycerol kinase, protein MSHAGAPVGGLLVLVDPVARRLDGESVRIAKDVLSAGAAAKICLPDSQEEFARALARRGHRQPVIVGDDRALVRAVGLLHRERALSAGAVSLIPVGPAGSLVLALQLGVPLSAVSAARAVLDGAVGMRDLLVDDSDGVVLGGIGIPPPPVGAGSGPRSGSGGVPRPAGPSVWNAYRSLVRTFARPPAGASAATGSGGGHRLRVEADGVVLADVDGMVEDVAVSAREGDGLADVLVRMAGAAAASGSGSGSGSGSGSGAASGSGSGSGSGPGSGRVVRVRASAVTVSGEDFRYRSDVGITGPVRRRTWTLHPGAWGLTLPLQR, encoded by the coding sequence ATGAGCCATGCGGGCGCGCCGGTAGGCGGCCTGCTCGTGCTCGTCGACCCGGTCGCCCGCCGTCTTGACGGCGAGTCCGTGCGAATCGCGAAAGATGTGTTGTCAGCGGGAGCGGCGGCGAAAATTTGCCTCCCGGACTCACAGGAGGAGTTTGCGCGGGCCCTCGCCCGCCGGGGTCATCGGCAGCCGGTGATCGTGGGCGACGATCGCGCACTCGTACGGGCCGTCGGGCTGCTGCACCGTGAGCGGGCGCTGTCCGCGGGGGCCGTTTCGCTGATTCCGGTGGGGCCGGCGGGGTCGCTCGTCCTGGCGCTGCAGCTCGGCGTGCCGCTGTCGGCCGTGTCGGCCGCGCGGGCGGTCCTGGACGGGGCCGTCGGCATGCGGGACCTGCTGGTCGACGACAGCGACGGGGTGGTGCTGGGCGGGATCGGCATCCCGCCGCCGCCCGTGGGGGCCGGATCCGGCCCCCGGTCGGGGTCCGGGGGCGTGCCGCGGCCGGCCGGGCCGTCGGTGTGGAACGCGTACCGCTCCCTGGTCCGTACGTTCGCCCGCCCGCCGGCCGGGGCTTCGGCCGCCACCGGATCCGGTGGGGGCCACCGGCTGCGGGTGGAGGCCGACGGGGTGGTCCTGGCGGACGTGGACGGGATGGTCGAGGACGTCGCCGTGTCGGCCCGGGAGGGCGACGGGCTGGCGGACGTGCTGGTCCGGATGGCGGGGGCGGCCGCGGCATCAGGGTCGGGGTCCGGGTCGGGCTCCGGCTCCGGATCGGGAGCGGCTTCCGGCTCCGGCTCGGGCTCCGGCTCGGGTCCCGGCTCCGGCCGGGTGGTGCGGGTACGGGCCTCGGCCGTGACCGTGTCCGGGGAGGATTTCCGCTACCGGTCGGACGTCGGCATCACCGGCCCGGTCCGGCGCCGTACGTGGACCTTGCACCCGGGCGCCTGGGGGCTGACACTGCCGCTGCAGCGCTGA
- a CDS encoding ABC transporter ATP-binding protein, producing MTKAINAAGLHKAFGRTRALDGLDLAVATGEVHGFLGPNGAGKSTTIRVLLGLLRADSGGVELLGGDPWADAVELHRRIAYVPGDVTLWRNLSGGEVIDLYGRLRGGQGSRGGRAGGGGLDRARRAELIERFELDPTKKGRTYSKGNRQKVALVAAFAADVELLILDEPTSGLDPLMEEVFRSCVCEARAAGRTILLSSHVLSEVEALCDRVSIIRKGRTVETGSLAELRHLTRTSISAELAAPPNGLAHLPGVHDVQVQGQKIRLQADTDKLDAVLRSLAASGVRSLTATPPTLEELFLRHYARAEETEALR from the coding sequence ATGACGAAGGCAATCAACGCCGCCGGACTCCACAAGGCGTTCGGTCGCACCCGCGCACTGGACGGCCTCGACCTCGCGGTCGCCACCGGCGAGGTGCACGGATTCCTCGGTCCCAACGGCGCCGGCAAGTCCACCACGATCCGGGTCCTGCTCGGCCTGCTGCGCGCCGACTCCGGCGGCGTCGAACTGCTCGGCGGCGATCCCTGGGCCGATGCCGTCGAGCTGCACCGACGCATCGCCTACGTCCCCGGCGACGTCACCCTCTGGCGCAACCTCTCGGGCGGCGAGGTCATCGACCTCTACGGGCGCCTGCGCGGCGGACAAGGCAGCCGTGGCGGCCGCGCGGGCGGAGGCGGCCTCGACCGGGCGCGCCGCGCCGAGCTGATCGAGCGGTTCGAACTCGACCCGACCAAGAAGGGGCGTACGTACTCCAAGGGCAACCGGCAGAAGGTCGCCCTCGTCGCCGCCTTCGCCGCCGACGTGGAGCTGCTCATCCTCGACGAGCCCACCTCCGGCCTCGACCCGCTGATGGAGGAGGTCTTCCGGAGCTGCGTCTGCGAGGCCCGGGCCGCCGGCCGCACCATCCTGCTCAGCTCGCACGTCCTCAGCGAGGTCGAAGCCCTCTGCGACCGGGTCAGCATCATCCGCAAGGGCCGTACGGTCGAGACCGGCAGCCTCGCCGAACTGCGCCACCTGACCCGTACGTCGATCAGCGCCGAGCTCGCCGCCCCGCCCAACGGGCTCGCGCACCTGCCGGGCGTCCACGACGTGCAGGTGCAGGGGCAGAAGATCCGGCTCCAGGCCGACACGGACAAGCTGGACGCCGTACTGCGGTCGCTGGCCGCCTCGGGGGTGCGGTCCCTGACGGCGACCCCGCCGACCCTCGAAGAGCTCTTCCTACGGCACTACGCCCGGGCCGAGGAGACGGAGGCGCTGCGATGA
- a CDS encoding ABC transporter permease has translation MKHRQLAGTGALLRLALRRDRVMMPVWILAVAGLLLSLPASLASVYETPAERARLLSTMSANGSLRALYGPAFGDSIGALTAWRGGVFAGLLAGVMSLFIVIRHTREEEETGRQELLSAAMVGRRAPLTAGLLAALAANALVTLLVTAGLAGRGAGGALALGLGIGATGMLFASAAAVTAQLTEGARLAKGLAGALLGAAFVLRAAGDAGSADGSSALTWISPLGWLEHLRAFAAERWWVLALFAAAFTVQTAAAYLLAGRRDLGMSFLAVRPGPAEGRLGSAGALAWRLQRGGLLGWSLGFLLAGVVFGGMADGAGELVGDNAKTREIIERMGGAGGAAGLTDAFLATMAGMLGLVAALFIVSAVLRLGAEESGQRAEPVLAHAVGRLRWAAGHLAVAFGGSALILLLGGLGLGIGHGAGLAQTVGGALAQLPAVWVIGAVAALLYGAVPGYASAGWAVAGAALALGWIGPALNLPRAVLDLSPFAHLPRIPGSEALTWAPLLTLTALAAALLAAALTALRRRDLAA, from the coding sequence ATGAAGCACCGTCAACTGGCCGGGACCGGAGCCCTGCTGCGCCTCGCCCTGCGCCGCGACCGGGTCATGATGCCGGTCTGGATCCTGGCCGTGGCCGGCCTGCTGCTCAGCCTGCCCGCCTCCCTCGCATCGGTGTACGAAACGCCGGCCGAACGGGCCCGCCTGCTCTCCACCATGAGCGCGAACGGCTCGCTCCGCGCCCTCTACGGACCCGCCTTCGGCGACTCGATCGGCGCGCTGACCGCCTGGCGGGGCGGGGTCTTCGCCGGGCTGCTCGCCGGGGTCATGAGCCTGTTCATCGTGATCCGGCACACCCGCGAGGAAGAGGAGACGGGCCGTCAGGAGCTGTTGTCGGCGGCGATGGTGGGGCGCCGGGCACCCCTGACGGCGGGCCTGCTGGCGGCCCTCGCCGCCAACGCCCTGGTCACCCTCCTCGTCACGGCCGGCCTCGCCGGGCGGGGCGCGGGCGGAGCACTCGCCCTCGGGCTCGGCATCGGCGCCACCGGGATGCTGTTCGCTTCGGCGGCCGCCGTCACGGCGCAGCTCACCGAGGGCGCGCGGCTCGCCAAGGGGCTCGCCGGGGCCTTGCTCGGCGCGGCCTTCGTCCTGCGCGCCGCGGGCGACGCGGGCTCCGCGGACGGTTCGTCGGCGCTGACCTGGATCTCACCGCTGGGCTGGCTGGAGCACCTACGGGCCTTCGCGGCCGAACGCTGGTGGGTGCTCGCCCTGTTCGCCGCAGCCTTCACCGTCCAGACGGCCGCGGCCTATCTGCTCGCCGGTCGCCGCGACCTCGGCATGAGCTTCCTGGCGGTCCGCCCGGGCCCGGCCGAGGGGCGGCTCGGCAGTGCCGGGGCGCTGGCATGGCGGCTGCAGCGGGGCGGGCTGCTCGGCTGGAGCCTCGGATTCCTGCTGGCCGGCGTGGTGTTCGGGGGCATGGCGGACGGGGCCGGCGAGCTGGTCGGCGACAACGCCAAGACCCGGGAGATCATCGAGCGGATGGGCGGCGCGGGCGGAGCGGCGGGCCTCACCGACGCCTTCCTGGCGACGATGGCCGGAATGCTCGGGCTGGTGGCCGCCCTCTTCATCGTGTCGGCGGTACTGCGCCTGGGCGCCGAGGAGTCGGGGCAGCGCGCGGAGCCCGTACTCGCGCACGCCGTCGGCCGCCTGCGCTGGGCCGCCGGTCATCTGGCCGTCGCCTTCGGCGGCTCGGCGCTGATCCTGCTGCTGGGCGGGCTCGGCCTGGGCATCGGCCATGGCGCGGGTCTCGCGCAGACCGTCGGGGGCGCTCTCGCGCAGCTCCCCGCAGTATGGGTGATCGGGGCCGTCGCGGCCCTCCTGTACGGCGCGGTCCCCGGCTACGCGTCGGCCGGCTGGGCGGTGGCCGGGGCTGCGCTGGCCCTCGGCTGGATCGGCCCCGCGCTGAACCTCCCCCGGGCGGTCCTCGACCTGTCCCCCTTCGCCCACCTGCCCCGGATACCCGGCTCCGAGGCCCTGACCTGGGCTCCTCTGCTGACGCTGACCGCACTGGCGGCGGCTCTGCTGGCCGCTGCCCTGACCGCCCTGCGCCGCCGGGACCTGGCGGCCTGA
- a CDS encoding response regulator transcription factor translates to MTIRVLIVDDQMMVREGFSVLLNAMDGIEVAGEAVNGREAIAQVAALKPDVVLMDIRMPEMNGLEATREIVAADTDAKVLVLTTFDLDEYVYQALRAGASGFLLKDASARQLADGVRVVAAGEALLAPSVTKRLITEFSKLSETRSQVGSAAVTELTERETEVLVLIAQGLSNAEIADRLIIAESTIKTHVSRILVKLGLRDRTQAAVFAYETRLVTPA, encoded by the coding sequence GTGACGATCAGAGTGCTCATCGTCGACGACCAGATGATGGTCCGTGAGGGTTTCTCCGTCCTGCTGAACGCGATGGACGGCATCGAAGTGGCCGGGGAGGCGGTGAACGGGCGGGAGGCCATCGCCCAGGTGGCGGCGCTGAAGCCGGATGTGGTGCTGATGGACATCCGGATGCCGGAGATGAACGGCCTGGAGGCGACACGGGAGATCGTGGCCGCCGACACGGACGCGAAGGTGCTGGTCCTGACGACCTTCGACCTCGACGAGTACGTGTACCAGGCGCTGCGGGCCGGTGCGTCCGGGTTCCTCCTCAAGGACGCCTCGGCCCGTCAACTGGCCGATGGGGTGCGGGTGGTGGCCGCCGGTGAGGCGCTGCTGGCACCTTCCGTGACCAAGCGGCTGATCACGGAGTTCTCGAAGCTGTCGGAGACCCGGTCGCAGGTGGGCTCGGCGGCGGTGACGGAGCTGACGGAGCGGGAGACCGAGGTGCTGGTGCTGATCGCCCAGGGGTTGTCCAACGCGGAGATAGCGGACCGGCTGATCATCGCCGAGTCCACCATCAAGACGCACGTGAGCCGGATCCTGGTCAAGCTGGGATTGCGGGACCGCACGCAGGCGGCGGTGTTCGCGTACGAGACCCGGCTGGTGACCCCCGCTTAG
- a CDS encoding GbsR/MarR family transcriptional regulator has protein sequence MNDAEPRDRRGLRDDEAVSRFVERFAAQLTEAGMQRMAARVFAQLLASDGGAMTSAELGEALRISPAAVSGAVSYLSQVNMVSREREPGSRRDRYVLHNDLWYETFTRRDQILTHWEKTLRDGAASLGPDSPAGTRIAETAAFFEFMQAELLGLMDRWRTHRATLNLP, from the coding sequence ATGAACGATGCGGAGCCCCGGGACCGGCGAGGCCTCCGGGACGACGAAGCGGTCTCACGCTTCGTCGAGCGGTTCGCCGCGCAGCTGACCGAGGCGGGGATGCAGCGGATGGCGGCGCGCGTCTTCGCCCAGCTGCTCGCGAGCGACGGCGGCGCGATGACCTCGGCGGAACTGGGCGAGGCGCTCCGGATCAGCCCCGCGGCGGTATCCGGAGCCGTCTCCTACCTGTCCCAGGTCAACATGGTCAGCCGGGAGCGCGAGCCGGGTTCGCGGCGCGATCGCTACGTGCTGCACAACGATCTCTGGTACGAGACCTTCACCCGCCGGGACCAGATCCTGACCCACTGGGAGAAGACCCTGCGCGACGGCGCGGCCAGTCTCGGCCCCGACTCCCCCGCGGGCACCCGGATCGCCGAGACGGCGGCGTTCTTCGAGTTCATGCAGGCGGAGCTCCTGGGCCTGATGGACCGCTGGCGCACCCACCGCGCCACCCTGAACCTGCCGTAG
- a CDS encoding alpha/beta hydrolase: protein MADTPARTPAIVLVHGFWGGAAHWAKVIGELHRRGYTDLHAVENPLTSLADDAERTRKMVRQIDGPVLLVGHSYGGAVITEAGDLPNVTGLVYVAAFAPDAGESPGGITQEKPPAAVENIAPDSDGYLWVRQDKFHESFAQDLTPEEALVMAVTQKAPLASTFGDAVTAPAWRAKPSWYQVSTADRMIHPDNERRMAARMNPRKTVELDASHASLASLPGPVCDLIEAAASA from the coding sequence ATGGCCGACACGCCCGCCCGCACCCCCGCCATCGTCCTCGTCCACGGCTTCTGGGGCGGCGCCGCCCACTGGGCCAAGGTCATCGGCGAGCTCCACCGCCGCGGGTACACGGACCTGCACGCCGTCGAGAATCCGCTGACCTCCCTCGCCGACGACGCCGAGCGGACCCGCAAGATGGTCCGGCAGATCGACGGGCCGGTGCTGCTCGTAGGCCACTCGTACGGCGGAGCCGTCATCACCGAGGCCGGCGACCTGCCCAACGTCACCGGACTGGTCTACGTCGCCGCCTTCGCCCCCGACGCGGGCGAGAGCCCCGGCGGGATCACCCAGGAGAAGCCGCCCGCGGCGGTCGAGAACATCGCGCCCGACTCCGACGGCTACCTATGGGTCAGGCAGGACAAGTTCCACGAGAGCTTCGCCCAGGACCTCACCCCCGAGGAAGCCCTGGTCATGGCCGTGACCCAGAAGGCTCCCCTCGCCTCCACCTTCGGCGACGCCGTCACCGCGCCCGCCTGGCGCGCGAAGCCGTCCTGGTACCAGGTCTCCACCGCCGACCGCATGATCCACCCCGACAACGAGCGGCGCATGGCCGCCCGCATGAACCCCCGCAAGACCGTCGAGCTCGACGCGAGCCACGCCTCCCTCGCCTCCCTCCCCGGCCCGGTCTGCGACCTCATCGAGGCGGCCGCCTCCGCCTGA
- a CDS encoding adenylosuccinate synthase, giving the protein MPALVLLGAQWGDEGKGKATDLLGGSVDYVVRYQGGNNAGHTVVVGDQKYALHLLPSGILSPGCTPVIGNGVVIDPAVLLSELRGLNERGIDTSKLLVSGNAHVITPYNVTLDKVGERFLGKRKIGTTGRGIGPTYADKINRVGIRIQDLYDESILTQKVEAALEGKNQLLTKLYNRRAIESAQIVEELLGYAEQIKPYVADTTLIINRALDEEKVVLFEGGQGTLLDVDHGTYPFVTSSNPTAGGACTGAGVGPTKISRVIGILKAYTTRVGAGPFPTELFDADGEALRRIGGERGVTTGRDRRCGWFDAPIARYATRVNGLTDFFLTKLDVLTGWEEIPVCVAYEIDGKRVEELPYSQTDFHHAKPIYENFPGWSEDITKAKTFADLPKNAQAYVKALEEMSGAPISAIGVGPGRTETIEINSFL; this is encoded by the coding sequence GTGCCCGCTCTTGTGCTGCTCGGAGCTCAGTGGGGTGACGAGGGCAAGGGAAAGGCCACCGACCTGCTCGGTGGATCCGTTGACTATGTAGTGCGTTACCAGGGTGGCAACAACGCCGGCCACACGGTCGTCGTGGGCGACCAGAAGTACGCGCTGCACCTTCTCCCTTCCGGCATCCTCTCCCCCGGATGCACCCCGGTCATCGGCAACGGTGTCGTCATCGACCCGGCCGTCCTGCTCTCCGAGCTGCGCGGTCTGAACGAGCGCGGCATCGACACCTCGAAGCTGCTGGTCAGCGGCAACGCGCACGTGATCACGCCGTACAACGTCACCCTCGACAAGGTCGGCGAGCGCTTCCTCGGCAAGCGCAAGATCGGTACGACCGGCCGCGGCATCGGTCCGACCTACGCGGACAAGATCAACCGCGTCGGCATCCGGATCCAGGACCTCTACGACGAGTCGATCCTCACCCAGAAGGTCGAAGCGGCGCTGGAGGGCAAGAACCAGCTCCTCACGAAGCTGTACAACCGCCGCGCGATCGAGTCGGCGCAGATCGTCGAAGAGCTGCTCGGGTACGCGGAGCAGATCAAGCCGTACGTCGCCGACACCACCCTGATCATCAACAGGGCGCTCGACGAGGAGAAGGTCGTGCTCTTCGAGGGCGGCCAGGGCACGCTGCTCGACGTCGACCACGGCACGTACCCCTTCGTCACCTCCTCGAACCCGACCGCCGGTGGCGCCTGCACCGGTGCGGGCGTCGGCCCGACGAAGATCAGCCGCGTCATCGGCATCCTGAAGGCCTACACGACCCGTGTCGGCGCCGGCCCGTTCCCGACCGAGCTGTTCGACGCGGACGGCGAGGCCCTGCGCCGCATCGGCGGCGAGCGCGGCGTGACCACCGGCCGTGACCGTCGCTGCGGCTGGTTCGACGCCCCGATCGCCCGCTACGCGACCCGCGTCAACGGCCTGACGGACTTCTTCCTCACCAAGCTGGACGTGCTGACCGGCTGGGAAGAGATCCCGGTCTGCGTCGCGTACGAGATCGACGGCAAGCGCGTCGAGGAGCTCCCGTACTCGCAGACGGACTTCCACCACGCGAAGCCGATCTACGAAAACTTCCCCGGCTGGTCCGAGGACATCACCAAGGCCAAGACCTTCGCGGACCTCCCGAAGAACGCCCAGGCGTACGTCAAGGCCCTGGAGGAGATGTCGGGCGCCCCGATCTCCGCGATCGGCGTCGGCCCCGGCCGCACCGAGACGATCGAGATCAACTCGTTCCTCTAG